Genomic DNA from Cyprinus carpio isolate SPL01 chromosome A22, ASM1834038v1, whole genome shotgun sequence:
ttcacctgGAGTGCAGCACGGGGATGGAGCATCTGGTGATGATGCTGCCGATGATGATGGCTTCTCTCAGAGTACATGTGCCTGATTCACACAGCGGCAGCAGGATtcctgcgcgcacacacacacacacacacacacacacacacacacacacacacacacacacacacacacacatcagctacGCATGCAGCATTTAtacatgggtcaaagacgttaagatgtccgcatcgaaagaaatgtgcaaaagtgattttgtgtccatagaaagcacattaaatgtaagtaaaatgtctacttttaaggttccaaataattttttggagaataaaatgttaaatttggttgaaataatgttacattgtcattcagagTGACacagtatttatgcaaaaattcaaacaacatacttattctgacgtgtgcatattaaaatatctaaaagaataatggagcatactaaattttattgtgttttaaatgagtaaaaaactcttactgacaaatgggcaaaacctaggatagtggcaaatgttaaaaatttaaaattacaactcattagtatttggggtgaaagtaattagtcttttaatatgtcataaattgatttttgttgtaaatatgcctgacaagattgttacactgaatgagattttactgggtgtcttctgtaaatcaggggaaaatgtatgatatttattttttgctcagaaaaacaaaaacaaaattgcaattaaataaaacagaaaactttttgcattttttttgggggggaaactacaacagtttaaagcagtattacactttttttttatgcttaaacactttttcgtctttgacccacataCTTTGAATTCACTTCTATTTTTGCCATTTtggatttaatttttgttttaatttaaggcAAGACGATACAAGTGAATAAggtaaaaatgaaaagacatgcaGATATGGAATTGTGTTATggaattaaatatgcactaatttgtaCAGACAAAACAAAGTTCTGGTTTGATTTTGTCGTCATATTAGAGTGAAAGGTTCTtccagaggggattttggatttctcatttaatcataaatcagataatactgtcaacagacagaaaacaaactgaTTTTCACCGTGTTTTTAAGGAGTAAAAtgttcagtgtgaatgaaatatgaaccaaaccttcagaatacagagaggaataaaactgtaaggtTTGGAGGAAAACCTCAGTTAAAAATATCAACACAATTACACTCATTCTGAAGTTGAGTTTCGCTCTATTTCGTCTCTGGCATTTGTTAGATACTACAGTAATGATTTGTTTATCAGTCAGACGAGTATAATTTAACCAGAATCAGCCACCAGATCTGATCTGTTCTGGTGGAAGGCGCCAGCGTCCTCTAGTGTTCACTTACAGTCACTACTCTCCTTCAGTTCACTGGGAATATGCTGATTAGAGTTCAACTAAAGACGTATTCTGCATAAAAGCCCGTTTTAAATGTTTCTTacgcttcaggaggcctttattaacccacaggagccgtgtggagcactttatatgatggatggatggatgcaaaatctcaacacccattcactgccattataaagcttgaaattataaatataactctgattggatttgtctgaaagaagaaagtcatatacagctaggatggcttgaaggtgagtaaagcAAGGGGtaacattcatttttgggtgtactgtccctttaaataatcTCGttaattgcaaaatatgcatttaactGAGCTGTTAACCTTTGAACCAGGCTCCGGGTTTGAAGAGCGCTTTCTTCAGCGCGCTGTACAGGTGGAAGTTCAGCCGCTTGAACTCGGCGATGTCGTCTCGGATCCTGGGCAACAGCACCAGATTGTAGAAGCGCTGAGCCATTCGCTCCTTCAGATTAGACGAGAAGATCCTGCACGGACAGCACAAGTGAGCGAAAACAGAAAGAGACACCGACACATGCGCAGCGGTCCGTGCACGGTGACCTCTGACCTGGTGGCCTGGTACATGGCGGCGGCCGTCCACGTCTCCGGCTCGGTGAGGTACAGCACCTGCTCCCAGTTGGAAAGAGCCGGGATGATCTTGAAGGCTTTGGGAAGTTTCCCGCTGCGGTATTTCGACAGGACCTGGAGAGGGAGAGTGTTAGCGCCTGCGGAGGACGACTCGCACGCTAAGGCACTCATATTAGCGCTCGCACCTTGTTGACGCCTTTGTAGACCTCCACCACTCGCGGGTCCAGCTGAGGAGCGGCGTGTCCAGACACCTCGGACATCAcggtgcccacctccgtctgctTCTCCGTGATCTTCTCCATGATGATGTCGGCTAGCGTGCGTCTGCCGGGACACAAGCCGTTAGATCACGTGACACGCCGTTCATACACATCCATGGACGCGTCTGCTCACCTGAGCGGCGGGTTCTTGTTCATGAACATCTCGATGGCCTTCTCGTCCTCAGGGTCCACGTCCACCTCGTCCCCCGTCTCCTCCGCAGCGTCATCGCCCAGCGCCGGCCACTCGTCCTCAGAGTCTCCATCCTGTGTGCTCGGACCTGAAACCACCACGAGTTCACTGACGCTTTCACACACAGCAGTCTGATCACTGCGCATATATAGTTCATCggtctgtgtgtgtattataaatgtcataaatatctgtctgtctatagactatatatacacacaataaatatctgtctgtgtctatatattataaatatctgtctgtctgtgtctatatataatatctgtctgtgtctatatattataatatctgtctgtgtctatatattataatatctgtctgtgtctatatattataaatatctgtctgtgtctatatataatatctgtctgtgtctatatattataaatatctgtctgtgtctatatataatatctgtctgtgtctatatattataaatatctgtctgtgtctatatattataatatctgtctgtgtctatatattataatatctgtctgtctgtgtattatatgtctgtctgtgtctatatatcataaatatctgtctgtgtctatatattataatatctgtctgtgtctatatatcataatatttgtctgtctgtgtctatatattataaatatctgtctgtctgtgtctatatatcataatatctgtctgtgtctatatattataaatatctgtctgtctgtgtctatatatcataaatatctgtctgtgtctatatattataatatctgtctgtgtctatatatcataatatctgtctgtgtctatatataatatctgtctgtctgtgtctatatatcataaatatctgtctgtgtctatacattataatatctatctgtgtctatatataatatctgtctgtctgtgtctatatattataaatatctgtctgtgtctatatatcataatatctgtctgtgtttatatattataatatctgtctgtgtctatatatcataatatctgtctgtgtctatatataatatctgtctgtctgtgtctatatatcataaatatctgtctgtgtctatatatcataatatctgtctgtgtctatatataatatctgtctgtctgtgtctatatatcataatatctatctgtgtctatatataatatctgtctgtctgtgtctatatattataaatatctgtctgtgtctatatatcataatatctgtctgtgtctatatattataatatctgtctgtctatatatcataaaatatgtCTGTATCTATATATTATGAACATCTGTCCGTTTGTCTATATAtcataaaaatctctctctctctctctctctctatatatatatatatatatatatatctgtgtgtgtgtatataaatatatatatatatatatatatatagatgtatagcgcgttttaaatataataaacatctgtctgtctttatctatAGACTACATAGACTCAAATATCCTTAGTAAATATCTGTTTGTATACCATAAATaagatatcatatataaatatttgtctgTCTCTATATATATCATGAACATCTGTCTGCTTGTctatatatcataaaaatatgtctatatctatatatcaaaCATCTGTCTGTCAACATATATGTCTGTATATCATAAACATTTGACTGTCTGTGTCTATATCTCAATCATAAATATTTACCTGACTGTCTATAGACTATATAGGCTCAtatatctatctacctgtctgtgtgtgtgtgtgtgctggtcaGGTGAGTCGGCTCACCTAGCTGAGTGGCCGGTGGTCTCCTGGTCTCTGGAGGGAGTCCGAGCTCGTCCTGCAGTTCCTCCTGCTGGATTCGGGCCTGCTGCAGGATCTTTCGGGACAGTTTCTCGTCCACGTACTCCTGCTCCTCCTCGCTCCGGCCTCGGCTCTTCACGCGGCCCCCGGAGCGCACCGAGTCCCCCTGCAGGATCTGATCGGTCAGAGACAGCGCGCCGCCGCTCTTAATCTTCTGCGCCTTCGGCATGATGTCGATGATTACACGatcagtattagtattattaactCCGGCTCGAACTCATGACATGCAGCTGAGCGCCGAACACACGTGTGTCTGAAGCAAATGGcgcagtgagtgtgagtgtgtgtgtgtgtgtgtgtgtgtgagtgtgtctgtctgtagggctgatctgagatcagatAGACTAAACGAGCGCTGATCTCAGTCTCTATGCGGCGCTCTAACAGCTGATCTCAGGTCAGCGCTGCGTCACACTGTTTACTTCCGCTCAGGACTCGGTCCACATGAGAGCCACTGCTCCGAATCAGTGTTTCAGTGCGTCTGCGATCATTTTATCGAATTTTATAGATAATTTCAGATATTTCTGTATTGTCCGATTAAAGTTTTTCACTTTAACTGAGTTTGTGTTATTCAGGAAAGCCGGATTGATCCGGAAGTAAATACCGGTTCCCGGAAGTTTGCGCCAAAGAAATGGGTGTAACGTGGTGAGAAAAcacttttgtatttatattattgtgcagtaaatttagtttttaatggttCGATTTCTTTGTTCCAGTGCtcataaattattctaatatctCGAATGCACGGAGAGGCTTTGGAAAGaaacattgtttttctgtaaaagcTATTTTTGATGGTGTaacgtaaataaaacaaagattattaaattGCGTTTTATAAAGGTATTTTTTACCCAGCTTTTCTACGTCAAACTtgccttttttattgtttaaaaattgctagcaatttctgtgtgaaaatagtttctattatatatatatgagaattcTTATATATGCATAGAATAATTTTTAATCTTTGGCTTGTTTTGTATGAAAAAAGCTTTCAAAATTAACGTATTGCAATAAGTATTacacaaactgaaatgtattttaatacaaattaagaaaaaaaatacatatattttaatagcactttttttaattatttggatGAAAGAcaattttttcttctgtgaaaattTGGCAAGTGATAtgataatataaaactatttagtTTATTCATAGtttatgagtttatatttaatatatttaaggaataaatatatatgtaaggaTATATAAACTAAGCcttttcttctgtttgttttgtacaaaaacagcttttaaatttgctttattgcATAATATAAATGTAGAGATCACAATGACATAGAAatatatcaatttattattttagcagCACATTAACATAGTGCTCAAGACTTTAGAGTTTAAGAATGTTTTTGTAATCTGACAGGTAGCATGATAATATGAGACTCCAGCATGTTtcctgatggtgtgtgtgtgtgtgtgtgtgtgtgtgtgtgtgtgtgttagcgtgTGTCAGGTGCCGGTGGCGGAGGGCAAGAGCGTGCAGCAGACGGTTGACATGCTGCATAAGAAGCTGGAGCAGCTGGGAGCCGTTAAACAGGGAAACTTCTGGGTGGACTGCGAGACGTACCAAGCCACGGGAAATGCCACCGGTGAGCGCGACGCTCCGCCgtatgttgccatggaaaccagaCCGTACCTACCGCGTGTTTCCTTTGTGTTGCAGGTCAGCCGACGAAGCTGCTGTACGTGATGCATAACTCGGAGACGCCGCTGAGCAGCATGGCTCTGTTCGAGGGCGGCCCGGGTCTCACCGCCGACGCCAACTTCGACGTCCTGATGGTCAAACTCAAGAGTCACTTCCAGAACGCCAAGGGGCATAAAGTGGAGAGCCGCGGCACGCGTTACCGCTACTGCGACTTCCTGGTGAAGATCGGCACCGTCGCCATGAGCTCCAGCGCCAGGGGCATTTCAGTCGAGGTCTGAATGTGTTCAACGGGTCTCGTACGAATAAACTTCATCAGTAACTTTCATACCAATTtattaaaactgaagaaaaatgtaAGAGCGACTGAAAGCAAACGTACGTACAAAATTAcgttttcacaaaaacatcatACCAGCTATTAAACATAATCATTCAAATTAAGTGAGAATATCATAGTCCAAAGATAGCCGATGAcccataaaaacattaacagccaATCAGCATCCACTCTTTAAAGAACGCgaacatttaaagcagcagacgtgcgattagaataaacagaacattatcgtGCACTGGTGtagatgctaatatagttatcattagtTGGtgtttataattgttatatttatctCGTGCACTGGTGTAGATGCTAATATAGTTTCGTTAATCGCCGGTACGTTATTGTCTGTTGGCGTCGATGCAGAGTTATCGTTATTGTCTGTTGACGTGGACGCCTATATAGTTATCATTAGTTGGtgtttataattgttatatttatcactatagttattgttacatggtgtggacgctaatagtCTGTTGGCGTTTATGCTAATATTGTTGATCGCTGAGTTATTGTCTGTTGGCGTGTACGCTAATATCGTTAATCGCTGAGTTATCGTTATTGTCTGTTGCTGGGTGGTGGTAAATGGCTAATCGCCGAGTTATCATTATTGTCGCGTGACGATTTAGCGTTATTATCTGTTGGCGTGTATGCTAATATCGTTAATCGCTGAGTTATCGTTATTGTCCGTTGGTATGTAGGCTAATATCGTTAATCGCTGAGTTACCGTTATTGTCCGTTGGTATGTAGGCTAATATCGTTAATTGCTGAGTTATTGTTATTGTCCGTTGGCGTGTATGCTAATATCGTTAATCGCTGAGTAATCGTTATTGTCTGTTGCTGTGGTTGCTAATATCATTAATCGCTGATTTAGCGTTATTATCTGTTGGCGTGTATGCTAATATCGTTAATCGCAGAGTTATCGTTATTGTCTGTTGgcgtggacgctaatatcgttaatCGCCGAGTTATCGTTATTGTCTGTTGGCGTGTATGCTAATATCGTTAATCGCTGAGTTATCGTTATTGTCTGTTGTCGTGTATGCTAATATCGTTAATCGCTGAGTTATCGTTATTGTCTGTTGTTGTGTATGCTAATATCGTTAATCGTTGAGTTGTCGTTATTGTCTGTTGGTGGTGTTGTCGTTTTTGTTCTAGTTATCGTTATGGTCGTTGGCGTGTATTCGTCGCCGAGTTATCGTATTGTCCGTTGGCGTGTATCGTTAATCGTTGAGTTGTCGTTATTGTCCGTTGGCGTGTATGCTAATATCGTTAATCGCTGAGTTATCGTTATTCATTAACAATACAATAGCGTTAATTCATGTTCACACGTGTTGTGTATTAGGTCTACATGTTCTGTATAAGTTTGAATAATCCACGcgattattagtgaatgagacccataGTGTTTTCCGATTAACGGTGCTCAGAGACGCTTGATACCGTGCAGTGACCGTCGTGTTGTGTCTGCAGGTGGAGTACTGCGCCTGCGTGATTCCCGGAGACTGCTGGAACCTCATGAAGGAGTTCATGCAGAGTTTTCTGGGCTCGAGCACGCCGGAGCTGCCGGCCGTGTTCACCAGTAAAGCTGAGGGTCTGTATGCACCAGTGGACTGCATGGACACCATGAGTCAGTATCTGGAGCTCTTCGGTAAAGTGCGCAAACAGCAGGTGCTGGCAGGCAGCGGCGTACGCTGAGACCTGCACTCAACCTGCGCAAACACCGCGTCTGGAATCACGGCGGTCTGTACACTCCTGCGAGGAGTCTCTGACAGAACTTTATACGAGCAACAAGAGCATTTCACAAATGACTGGTTCAGTCTTCTTTACTGTTTGAAAGAACAACATAAAGAGTCTTCGTTACTTTATTTGTGGCTCTGGATGCTTATTTTCTGTGTTTACACttgtatttgtaaaataaactgttaaattTGAATTGTAATCATTTTATCCAAACAAAATGAATGTGGTGTtgttacagtgtttttttaattctattttttatttaatattttccctttatttttagctttggtagttttgttgtcatttttattagtttttagctATTTTAGCTCTTCaacaaagtaaatgaaaatgagaattgcTGCTTTGGcaattagctaaaataaaatgtaacataaaaaatgccatttttatgtCAAGTAACGgaacttttttatggttttagtaacTAATAACCCTGAATAAGTGATGTGCTTCACAAAGCTTTGAGACATTTACAGAGCTTTCATTTCGAAACTAATTCTTGGGTTTAACtgattttaaatccattttaatgACAAACGCATATGTTTAATGGAAAAATAGAGATTGGCCTGATAAACCCTCTCAAAAACAAACACTACGAATGAATAAAACACGATTATATAGGCACTTAATGGCAAGTAATGATTTGTAGTTTACTCTTAATATATGACACTTTCATGAAAACGTGTGGCTTGTCTTATAAAATGCATCATTATATAAGTTAGTACTGGTTCCGGTTGCATTCGCTTCTTCCTGACCAGCAGGGGTCACCAGTGTGTTCCAACACTTCAAAACGTAATCAATTTACGAAACAATCGGTCAAATTGAAACAAAAACCATTCCTGGAAATTTGTGCTGAAGAGCTGTTTCAAAAAAGCGCGTTTAAAATACCAGACCCCCGTTAGATCAGGCCtttatttattggtgtttgtACAGAAACGACACATTTGCATCTACCAAACGCAGAACAGATGAAGGGGCAGATGATTGGCTAGAAAAGACCAATTCATTTGAATATGCATGAGCAGAACACACCGTGGATTAATGCCAAGCCACATGAAATCAGTCTTAGATTACACGAGTTTAAATCAGCATGAGCTAAATCACAGCAATGCATTAACCAATTCTTTTCAAAATCGAAAGACTTCTTAGTATCAACAGCAAGACTTCGCTGTAATTCTGTTACTATGTATTCACAACTTGCGAGATTACAGTACAGTACGATGTTAATCTATATTCAACTATGGATTCCCCCAACACTTTTTACTGATTCTTATTAAGCAGTCGGATAGAACTCTAGAGCCCAGTcgcaaagcatgctgggtaaGCATACTGTACACTACTTCACCATGAACTGCAAAGTCCACACTTCAACCTTTGTTCACACATTTGATTGTATCTTTTTTCCACTGTTTGGAAACTatataatcagtgttattttttttatatgcgcttgcttatgaaatgtaaaacatataaataaataaatgatcatgtTATGGACAAGGTTAATCTGTTCAGCTGACCCCGCCTCTGGAGCTTTAAACCGATGAGCGACTCCACGACGTCTCGACCAATCAAAACACGGTCGTCACGCGATTGATCGCTCCtcggccaatcagagcgcagtGACGTCGGCGCTGGGCGAGTTCGGTTGAGCCGAAAATGGTGACAGCTCGCGCGTGCGGATGATGGCGGTAAATAACAGCCGAGAGCGAGTGTGAAAAAACACGCCGATATTAACCGTTATTTAACTCGTCAGACGCGTTTCACCGGAGGTCTCGCGGAGGACCGGCGCCGGGGGGGCGTTTGAAAGCCGATCGGTGGCTTTGCGGTGTGAGTTTATCCTGTGGCTGCGGCTCTTGCTGGTTTTTGTTCAGTGGGTTTAAAGTAACAGATCTCTCGCGCCGGTATAAACACGCGCACAAACATACCGAACGAGCGCCGGTACCGGAACCTCCCGGATCCGCTGCTGCCGCGCATTCCGCGTGTCTCCCGGCGGAGCGTCTTTTGTTCTGTGAGTAGCGCTAGCgggttaacacacacacacacacacacacaaacaacagacacagacacactcactcgtaccataacacacacacacacacacactcatataagTGTACACACACTGCATTGTGTGACAAActctcaaatataaaaaaaaaaaaaaaaaacatttgtatatatttacaaacaGACTAACAATCACAACTGCACACtcttacatacatacaaacacatcaTAGAAACCAGTTCAGAATGCAGATTCTGTTTAAGATCAGGACTGATCTGTGTGTTCAACTGTTTTTCATCCACAGTTCTCGTTCTGCATGATGAAGTGTGTTACACGGTGCGGCGGCGGGACACGTCTGCTCTGATGCTGAAGCTCGCGGTTTCTCACAGTGAGTAATATTGCTTTAAAAAGTGGCGCGTTGCATTCAGACGCTCATCTTTGACAACCGCgatgcattacttatttgaaatcGTAACTTgtgttacaattaaaaacatgatCTTATCTTGTCTTTAGGATGAGTGCGGTCATGGCGTGTGGTTCCTGACTCCGAGTGCTCATGCGTGTTGGGAGATATGGATCGCTGTAAGCATGTGGTACGGTTCCGTTTGGGCCAGGGCCACTCCATCCTCAACCCGCAGATGTGGCGCTGCGTTGACTGCGGCACCACGGAGTCCGTATGGGCTTGTCTGAAGTGCGCTCACGTGGCGTGCGGCCGCTACCTGGAAGAACACTCCCTGAGTCACTACCAGATGACGCAGCACCCGCTAGCCATGGACGTACGCGAACTGGACGTCTTCTGTTTCGCGTGCAGCGATTACGTGTTGAACGATAATGTCGAGGGCGACCTGAAGCTCCTCCGAGGAGCGCTATCTACCGTCCGCAGCCCTGGTCAGCGCTCCCTGCGGTCGTCGGCGTCCGATGGCGGACTTGGAGTGTGCGAGGTTGCGCGAGACGGCGCTATGCAGACGGCGTTG
This window encodes:
- the bysl gene encoding bystin; this encodes MPKAQKIKSGGALSLTDQILQGDSVRSGGRVKSRGRSEEEQEYVDEKLSRKILQQARIQQEELQDELGLPPETRRPPATQLGPSTQDGDSEDEWPALGDDAAEETGDEVDVDPEDEKAIEMFMNKNPPLRRTLADIIMEKITEKQTEVGTVMSEVSGHAAPQLDPRVVEVYKGVNKVLSKYRSGKLPKAFKIIPALSNWEQVLYLTEPETWTAAAMYQATRIFSSNLKERMAQRFYNLVLLPRIRDDIAEFKRLNFHLYSALKKALFKPGAWFKGILLPLCESGTCTLREAIIIGSIITRCSIPVLHSSAAMLKIAEMEYNGANSIFLRLLLDKKYALPFRVLDALVAHFLTFRADKRTLPVLWHQSLLTLVQRYKADLSSEQKEALLELLKVQTHAQISSEIRRELQSAESRDQEDATPAMSFD
- the med20 gene encoding mediator of RNA polymerase II transcription subunit 20 isoform X2; amino-acid sequence: MLHKKLEQLGAVKQGNFWVDCETYQATGNATGQPTKLLYVMHNSETPLSSMALFEGGPGLTADANFDVLMVKLKSHFQNAKGHKVESRGTRYRYCDFLVKIGTVAMSSSARGISVEVEYCACVIPGDCWNLMKEFMQSFLGSSTPELPAVFTSKAEGLYAPVDCMDTMSQYLELFGKVRKQQVLAGSGVR
- the med20 gene encoding mediator of RNA polymerase II transcription subunit 20 isoform X1 → MGVTCVCQVPVAEGKSVQQTVDMLHKKLEQLGAVKQGNFWVDCETYQATGNATGQPTKLLYVMHNSETPLSSMALFEGGPGLTADANFDVLMVKLKSHFQNAKGHKVESRGTRYRYCDFLVKIGTVAMSSSARGISVEVEYCACVIPGDCWNLMKEFMQSFLGSSTPELPAVFTSKAEGLYAPVDCMDTMSQYLELFGKVRKQQVLAGSGVR